In Lolium rigidum isolate FL_2022 chromosome 3, APGP_CSIRO_Lrig_0.1, whole genome shotgun sequence, the genomic window CAATCAACTGTGTTCGTAAACCTTTAGTGACATCCTATATAAGCTGAATTTACCTTTCTTTATGAGAATCATCATTCTTGTATCATGGAACATATTGATTACAAGGAACAAGAACACCTTGCAGAGCAAGCAATCCTCCTTAAAAAATGGAAGCCAATACATTTGGAAAAAAATGGAAGCAAATTTGTTGTCATCAACTAACCATGGTTGGCCATCATGCTAGGAAGAAATATGTGTTCCAAACTCCCAATATTGGATTTTCCTTTGCTCTAGCCTCTATCAAAGTTAGGGTATAGTGACTCTTAATGGCGGTTCAGAACTTTATCAGAACCTTCGATCATATAGACGGAATGTCTTGATATGTCTCAGTCTTGGCAGCAAGGAAGATAAAAATGTTTGGAAGTGTTCTACCGTTGTACAAATTTATATACCACGCTTGGGTAAATGATATTATGAGATAATATTACTTACGAGATAGGCCTATGAGCTAATGTTTGAGGATGTGTGTGTGCTCTGTATGACTTAATCCAACAAAACCACTCAGATTATCGAATCACGATAATCAAATTGGCGAAACAAgcgataaaggaagaacacctcaGTGTAGGCTCCGAGTATGATCAGAACTACCTGAGATGTTGACCCCTAACAGAAGCCTCCCTATCAAATAAATCTCGTTGGTTGGTTGGTCTACTGCCAAACTAATATAGATTTAGATCATAGTTAATGGTTTTGTTTGGCCAAACAGAAATACAAACAATTCTGTTCATAGACTTTCAGTGACATCATATATAAACTGAATTTTCCTTTCTTTATGAGAATCATCATTATTGCATCATGGAGCATATACTTTTTTGTCACATAACCAGTCCTGTCTTGACGAAATAGGTACCTCAATGATGCAGACTACTATGGGGGATTCGAGCAGGAAGAGCTTGATCAGCTGTTTGAAGCAATGGGGTCAAACTACAAGGCCTGGTGCTCAGGTTTTGCACCACTCTGTGTTGGAGGGGACATGGAGTCGGTGGCAGTTCAGGAGTTCAGCCGAACTCTCTTCAACATCCGTCCAGACATTGCCCTGAGCGTTGCCCAGACGATATTCCAGAGCGATGTGCGCAGCCTCCTCCCCCTCGTCACAGTCCCTTGCCATATTGTTCAGAGCACCAAGGACCTGGCAGTGCCAGTTGCGGTGTCAGAGTACCTGCACAAGAATCTCGGCGGTGACTCCATCGTTGAGGTGATGCCTTCCGAGGGCCATCTCCCCCAGCTTAGCTCGCCGGACATCGTCACCCCAGTCTTGCTCCGACATATCCAGCATGATATTGCATTCTAGGTCGTGCAACCATCCCTCCTAGAAGGTATATTGATCGGAAGCCAGTATCTGTAT contains:
- the LOC124702914 gene encoding probable esterase D14L, producing the protein MGIVEEAHNLRVVGEGKRGVIVLAHGFGTDQSVWKHLVPHLVADYRVVLFDTMGAGPTNPDYFDFTRYATLEGYALDLLAILEELGVASCIYVGHSVSAVIGVLASISRPDLFSKLVLLSASPRYLNDADYYGGFEQEELDQLFEAMGSNYKAWCSGFAPLCVGGDMESVAVQEFSRTLFNIRPDIALSVAQTIFQSDVRSLLPLVTVPCHIVQSTKDLAVPVAVSEYLHKNLGGDSIVEVMPSEGHLPQLSSPDIVTPVLLRHIQHDIAF